TTAGTGGGAGGCGGACATTGATTGAAGTTTTACTTTATAAAAACAAAAAGAAAAATCGAGCGCTTAATTTGTAGCTCGATTTTTCTTTTTGTTTTTAGCCCCATCTATAACGGTTAGATGGGAGTTCGTTCTTGCTTTTTTCTTATTTGGCTTGGATAGACCACCTTTCAGACTAGTAGTTTTCTGAATAGGTGAACTACTTGGTTTATATTTTTTCTTTGATTGTTTCACGGCTTGTTTATATCTTTGCATATCTTTTGAACCAGTTCTTCCAGATAGAAAAAAATGGTAAATAGCATAAAATACGACCATAATACCGATAATTACTAATAGACTCATGAAGAGTTGACCAGGTTCCTTAATTAATCTGTATAAAAAACCAAATACGGCAAAACCGATAATTAGATAGAATATGGTAGGAAATATATGCTTTCTCATTAAATATGCCTCCTTTTTTGTTTAAATCCAAAATTAAGTGAAAGTTATGGAAATAAAACCCTTATTTAATGTATGTTTACCAACTAATAGGGAGTAAAGAAATATGCATCTATTTTCATCATTCCCATTTTTAAACGGATTAATCCTTGATTGTGATGAGGAATATTTTTGTTACCGTGTGCGCCATTCATTCATTAATTAATTTACCTATAGTTTACTAAAAAAACAGACATTAAACTAGGAGAATGTTTGAAAGAAAGCATGGTTTTTTCTAATTCAGGTAATCCTACAAAGTGGAGGTGGAATCTTTGGAAAAAAAGCTAGAACAAAATAAACAAGAACCTAAAATGACATTATTTCAAAGAGTTATAATTACTGGTGTGTTTGGAGGGCTTTTTTGGGGGTTTATGGGGAGCGTTTTGTACTACTTTAATTTTTCAAATGTCTCTCCTGCAAGTTTTTTTCCTCGCTCTTTTATGAATCAATCTTGGACTGATCGCTGGTTAGGTGAATTGGTAGGAATCCTAACCTGCGGTGTGATTTCAATAGTAGTTGCTATTTTATATTATGCATTTCTAAAAAAGACTTTAGGAATAGGGATAGGAATCGCTTTTGGAGCTGCACTCTGGGGAATCATGTTTTGGATTGCCAATCCCATTTTCTCTGCCGTACCTCCTATTTCATCGATAAATCCAACAACTATAGTGGCAACTGTTTGTATTTATATTTTGTATGGAACATTCATTGGATATTCCATTTCTTTTGATTACGATGATACTCAAAGGGGGAATTAACTTACTAACAAAAACCTACATGTTATGGTAAACTTTATAAAGAAATTAATTAGACTGTAGGTGAGACTTTTGAAAAAAATATTGTGTTTAAATGGGCCGAATTTAAACCGCCTAGGGAAAAGAGAACCTGATGTATACGGCCATACAACGTTAGAGGATGTGCTTAACCAATTAAAAGAGGAGGCAAGTAAATCTAGTTGTGAGCTTGTTGGCTTTCAATCAAATTCAGAGGCGGAATTAATCGATGCCATTCACAAAAGCGAGGATATTTATTCAGGTGTTATTTTTAATCCTGGAGCATTTACTCATACAAGCTACGCACTAAGGGATGCCATAGCATCTGTAAAAACTCCAGTTATTGAGGTCCATATTTCAAATGTCCACCAAAGGGAAGAGTTCCGCCACCATTCTGTCCTTGCTGCTGTTTGTGTGGGGCAGATTGTGGGTTTCGGAACTTTAGGATATAAGTTGGCATTGATTGCTTTATTAGAAGAAGGGAAAGGTGAGGGACATGGAAAAGCTTAACAAAGTAAGACAAGCTCTAAAAGATAACGATATAGAAGCTATCATGATTACAAGTGATAAAAACCGCAGGTACATAACTGGATTTACAGGAACAGCCGGAGTAGTACTCATCACTTCAGA
The sequence above is drawn from the Bacillaceae bacterium S4-13-56 genome and encodes:
- the aroQ gene encoding type II 3-dehydroquinate dehydratase — protein: MKKILCLNGPNLNRLGKREPDVYGHTTLEDVLNQLKEEASKSSCELVGFQSNSEAELIDAIHKSEDIYSGVIFNPGAFTHTSYALRDAIASVKTPVIEVHISNVHQREEFRHHSVLAAVCVGQIVGFGTLGYKLALIALLEEGKGEGHGKA
- a CDS encoding SA1362 family protein, which codes for MRKHIFPTIFYLIIGFAVFGFLYRLIKEPGQLFMSLLVIIGIMVVFYAIYHFFLSGRTGSKDMQRYKQAVKQSKKKYKPSSSPIQKTTSLKGGLSKPNKKKARTNSHLTVIDGAKNKKKNRATN
- a CDS encoding YqhR family membrane protein is translated as MESLEKKLEQNKQEPKMTLFQRVIITGVFGGLFWGFMGSVLYYFNFSNVSPASFFPRSFMNQSWTDRWLGELVGILTCGVISIVVAILYYAFLKKTLGIGIGIAFGAALWGIMFWIANPIFSAVPPISSINPTTIVATVCIYILYGTFIGYSISFDYDDTQRGN